A region of Clarias gariepinus isolate MV-2021 ecotype Netherlands chromosome 25, CGAR_prim_01v2, whole genome shotgun sequence DNA encodes the following proteins:
- the nop53 gene encoding ribosome biogenesis protein NOP53 encodes MAAARKHKRVAASQPGFLSLKSDAVSDGSAGVGRRKRVNKNKKKNWNKYSDVQDVEEFLEDVRLQERATGGLIADKPDESLFFVDTGENQSIPKPEAVQKGKRSKPLRIDLILQPDSHIPAPKDILAYQRPNAKKLRRMAERAEKLAAMGVLPRREKLLQLRKTAQTHVKEKPPNSKDPSRSFYDLWGAENPDSADPYFLEQTKKKLVKRPKKLNEKPSVLPAVEVIGPGGSYNPDFLSHQSLLLAAHEAEVKKMKVEEKLKKQVAVKRTDIATEESTFNEQVEGLIEEDEEAKTETEHAETDSKDVAVGPPAQPEKKTERQRKKEKAERIKELKKKAERKMLDSRQQLFQLRSIGADVKKRELRTKARQTKRQAKQEAEKALPRRLGRLRFQAPDLEVQLSDELSGSLRKLKPEGSVLKDRFKSLQKRNLIEPRERAKFKRKHKVKYVEKRAFREIQ; translated from the exons ATGGCCGCTGCGAGGAAACATAAGCGCGTGGCGGCGTCACAGCCTggctttttatctttaaaatcgGATGCAGTTAGTGATGGAAGCGCCGGCGTCGGGCGTCGAAAGCGTgtcaacaaaaacaagaaaaagaactgGAACAAATACAGCGATGTTCAGGATGTCGAGGAGTTTTTGGAAGACGTGAGACTCCAGGAAAGAGCTACAGG AGGTCTGATAGCAGACAAACCAGACGAAAGTCTTTTCTTTGTGGACACAGGAGAGAACCAAAGCATCCCAAAGCCAG AAGCAGTACAAAAGGGTAAACGCTCCAAGCCACTCCGGATAGATCTGATCCTGCAGCCGGATTCCCACATTCCAGCACCTAAAGA CATCTTAGCATATCAGCGCCCAAATGCCAAGAAGCTGCGCCGCATGGCCGAGCGGGCCGAAAAGCTGGCTGCAATGGGTGTCCTGCCACGCCGAGAAAAACTCCTACAGCTACGCAAGACGGCACAAACGCATGTTAAAGAGAAACCTCCAAACAGCAAAGATCCATCGAGAAGCTTCTACGATCTGTGGGGCGCAGAAA ACCCTGACTCTGCAGATCCCTACTTCCTTGAGCAGACTAAGAAGAAGCTGGTTAAG AGACCGAAGAAGCTTAACGAGAAGCCCTCCGTCCTTCCTGCTGTCGAAGTGATCGGCCCTGGTGGCTCATACAATCCCGATTTCCTTTCTCACCAG TCATTGCTACTGGCGGCTCATGAGGCTGAAGTGAAAAAGATGAAGGTGGAAGAGAAGCTGAAAAAACAGGTGGCAGTAAAAAGGACAGACATCGCCACTGAG GAGAGCACCTTTAATGAACAGGTCGAAGGCCTGATCGAGGAAGATGAAGAGGCAAAGACAGAAACGGAGCACGCAGAGACAGATTCCAAAGATGTAGCGGTCGGGCCACCAGCACAGCCAGAGAAAAAAActgagagacaaagaaaaaaagagaaagccgAGAGAATAAAG GAGCTGAAGAAGAAAGCGGAGAGGAAGATGCTCGACAGCCGACAGCAGCTTTTCCAGCTGCGCTCCATCGGTGCTGATGTGAAGAAGAGGGAGCTGAGAACCAAGGCGAGACAGACAAAGCGTCAAGCAAAACAAGAGGCCGAGAAAGCACTGCCTCGCCGTCTGGGCAGGTTAAG GTTCCAGGCTCCTGATCTGGAAGTGCAGTTAAGCGATGAACTCTCAGGCTCTCTCCGCAAACTAAAG CCAGAGGGCAGCGTATTAAAAGACCGATTTAAGAGCTTACAGAAGAGGAACCTGATTGAACCCAGAGAAAGGGCTAA gTTCAAGAGGAAACACAAGGTGAAATATGTAGAAAAGAGGGCTTTCAGAGAAATCCAGTGA